The following are from one region of the Hymenobacter radiodurans genome:
- a CDS encoding glutamate-1-semialdehyde 2,1-aminomutase, whose amino-acid sequence MNSSAKPNTIAVGTSHAEPSFAASKALQERFHAVIPGGSHTYAKGDDQFPEHMAPYIERGAGCRVWDVDGNEFIEYGMGLRSVTLGHAFAPVVSAAQAEMTRGINFGRPATLELATAEEFLDLTQAGDMVKFTKNGSDATSAAVKLARAYTGRDLIAVCADHPFFSVDDWFIGTTAVSAGIPKAVREQSLHFRYNDIASLEALFAAHPNNIAAAIMEVERDVPPLPGYLQAVRDLCTQNGVILIFDEIVAGFRSHISGGQGVHGVRPDLSAFGKALGNGFSIAALTGRRELMELGGLRQKDRDRVFLLSTTYGAESHSLAAARAVMQIYRQEPVIAHLNEQGERLRQGLLAAVRDYNLEDNVPIFGQSSCLFYGSRDAQGQPSQAFRTLFLQETLRRGLLLPSFVISYSHTPAVVDTTIERVHGALGIYRRALDEGIDKYLVGRPVQSVYRARN is encoded by the coding sequence ATGAATTCATCCGCCAAGCCAAACACAATAGCTGTAGGCACTAGCCACGCCGAGCCGAGCTTTGCTGCTTCTAAAGCTCTACAGGAGCGCTTTCACGCGGTAATTCCTGGTGGTAGTCACACGTATGCGAAGGGAGATGATCAATTTCCGGAACACATGGCGCCGTACATTGAGCGGGGCGCGGGCTGTCGAGTCTGGGATGTAGACGGCAACGAATTTATCGAATACGGCATGGGGCTGCGCTCCGTCACGCTGGGACATGCATTTGCTCCGGTGGTCAGTGCGGCTCAGGCCGAGATGACGCGGGGAATCAACTTTGGCCGGCCGGCCACCCTTGAGCTGGCAACCGCAGAGGAATTTCTGGACCTGACGCAAGCTGGCGACATGGTTAAGTTTACCAAGAACGGGTCCGATGCTACCAGTGCTGCCGTTAAGCTGGCCCGCGCTTATACAGGTCGCGATCTGATAGCCGTGTGTGCTGACCACCCATTTTTCTCAGTCGATGACTGGTTTATCGGTACCACAGCCGTTAGTGCGGGTATTCCAAAAGCTGTACGCGAACAGTCCCTGCACTTTCGCTACAATGATATCGCTTCCCTAGAGGCCTTATTTGCGGCTCATCCTAATAATATTGCGGCCGCTATAATGGAGGTGGAGCGCGATGTGCCGCCGCTTCCGGGCTATCTGCAAGCCGTTCGTGACCTCTGCACCCAAAATGGAGTAATCCTGATATTCGACGAAATAGTGGCGGGTTTTCGCTCCCATATTAGCGGCGGACAAGGAGTACATGGGGTGCGCCCTGATCTGAGCGCTTTCGGCAAAGCACTCGGCAATGGTTTTTCGATTGCCGCTTTGACTGGCCGGCGTGAGTTGATGGAATTAGGTGGTCTGCGTCAGAAGGACCGGGATCGGGTATTCCTGCTTTCTACAACGTATGGTGCCGAATCACATTCACTAGCAGCAGCACGCGCAGTCATGCAGATATATCGGCAGGAGCCAGTAATAGCGCATCTAAACGAACAAGGTGAGCGGTTGCGACAAGGTTTACTGGCCGCCGTGCGAGATTATAATTTAGAGGACAACGTTCCCATTTTTGGGCAAAGCAGCTGCCTTTTTTATGGTTCACGTGATGCACAGGGACAGCCTTCACAGGCTTTTCGCACCCTCTTTTTACAGGAAACATTGCGTCGCGGATTGCTGCTGCCCTCCTTTGTAATCAGCTATTCCCATACCCCAGCCGTAGTAGATACTACCATTGAGCGCGTGCATGGGGCCCTAGGGATTTATCGCCGGGCTTTGGATGAGGGAATTGATAAATATTTAGTAGGACGCCCAGTACAATCGGTGTATCGTGCCCGCAATTGA
- a CDS encoding class I SAM-dependent methyltransferase: protein MGISTPSSTASALSTPNNAVEDAHPEFAPPPASPCRFCGTPLTHTFVNLGTSPLCQNHVRPSEFNMAEPFYPLHARVCNDCFLVQLDEFVSPTEVFNDYAYFSSYSVSWLRHAQRYTDMAAERFALDSSSLVVEIASNDGYLLQYFVEKGVPVLGVEPAANVAEYAQAKGINTMVRFFGRDTAQHIATTVGQADLLLGNNVLAHVPDINDFVGGMQVLLKPEGVITMEFPHLLRLIEGNQFDTIYHEHFSYLSFNTVERIFAHHGLTLFDVEEVPTHGGSLRIFARHTANEAQPVTERVAELREREVEAGILDLALYAAFEEKTKETKRKLLDFLIEAAREGKKVAGYGAPGKGNTLLNYCGIRTDFMEYTVDLSPHKQGNFLPGTRIPILHPNHIKQTKPDYVLILPWNLREEIMEQMAEVRSWGGKFVVPIPEVKVYD from the coding sequence ATGGGAATATCTACTCCATCATCCACTGCTTCTGCCTTGTCCACGCCTAATAACGCAGTTGAAGACGCTCACCCCGAATTCGCACCGCCGCCCGCTAGTCCGTGTCGTTTCTGTGGTACGCCGCTCACCCACACGTTTGTCAATTTGGGCACATCGCCTCTGTGTCAGAACCACGTGCGGCCATCTGAATTCAATATGGCTGAGCCCTTTTACCCCTTGCATGCCCGCGTGTGCAATGACTGCTTCTTGGTACAGCTTGATGAGTTTGTGAGCCCCACAGAGGTTTTCAACGATTACGCTTACTTCTCTTCTTATTCAGTATCGTGGCTGCGTCATGCGCAGCGTTACACCGATATGGCTGCGGAGCGGTTTGCTCTTGATTCCAGTAGCTTGGTAGTGGAAATTGCCAGCAATGATGGGTATCTGCTCCAGTATTTCGTGGAAAAAGGCGTCCCAGTACTAGGAGTGGAGCCCGCTGCTAACGTAGCTGAATATGCTCAGGCAAAAGGCATTAACACAATGGTGCGCTTTTTCGGGCGCGATACGGCACAGCACATCGCCACAACGGTGGGGCAGGCCGATTTGCTGCTAGGGAACAACGTGTTGGCTCACGTGCCTGATATCAATGACTTTGTGGGAGGAATGCAGGTGCTACTTAAGCCCGAAGGCGTTATTACCATGGAGTTTCCGCACTTACTACGCCTGATCGAGGGGAATCAGTTTGACACGATTTATCACGAGCACTTCTCTTACCTGTCGTTTAATACGGTAGAGCGCATTTTCGCCCATCATGGCCTTACGTTATTTGATGTGGAGGAGGTGCCAACCCATGGTGGATCGCTACGCATTTTTGCCCGTCACACCGCTAACGAGGCCCAACCGGTAACGGAGCGGGTGGCTGAGCTTCGGGAACGCGAAGTAGAAGCCGGCATCCTTGATTTGGCTTTGTATGCAGCTTTTGAGGAGAAGACAAAGGAAACCAAACGCAAGCTTCTGGATTTTCTAATTGAGGCCGCTCGTGAGGGCAAGAAAGTAGCCGGCTACGGCGCGCCCGGCAAGGGCAATACGCTGCTCAACTACTGCGGCATTCGTACCGATTTCATGGAATATACGGTCGATTTGAGCCCCCACAAACAGGGTAATTTCCTTCCCGGTACGCGTATTCCTATTCTCCACCCCAATCATATCAAGCAAACCAAGCCTGACTATGTACTGATTCTGCCCTGGAATCTGCGGGAAGAAATTATGGAACAAATGGCGGAGGTTCGTAGCTGGGGGGGCAAATTTGTAGTGCCCATTCCCGAGGTCAAGGTTTACGATTAA
- a CDS encoding DUF4910 domain-containing protein, with translation MTSPLSKKAPQAPSTVVESAEQPRTPFGLMERLFPICRSITGNGVRETLGILREYLPELVIHEVPSGTPALDWTVPAEWNIRDAWVKNEQGERVIDFQQHNLHVLNYSTPVHGWFTRAELDEHLFSLPDQPDLIPYRTSYYQPNWGFCLAHQARLALSNGRYEVCIDSTLDSAGALTYGELLLPGSSEEEVLISCHCCHPSLANDNLSGIAVATFLARHLAEQSRQYSYRFVFIPGTIGSITWLSRNTETVQHIQHGLVATLLGGPGNFTYKKSRRGAADVDRAVAIVLRDSRLPHEIRAFSPYGYDERQYCSPGFNLPVGCLSRTPFGEFAEYHTSADNLDFVRPEHLSQAIDIFSQVCNVLETNKRYCNLSPYGEPQLGRRGLYKGVGGGTEGADWQMALLWVLNLSDEEHSLLAIAEQSGLSYGLIEKAAAALLACGLLAHAA, from the coding sequence ATGACTTCTCCACTATCCAAAAAAGCCCCCCAGGCTCCCTCAACCGTTGTAGAAAGCGCTGAGCAGCCAAGAACGCCGTTTGGATTGATGGAGCGGTTGTTTCCTATCTGCCGCAGTATCACCGGCAATGGTGTGCGGGAAACATTGGGTATTCTGCGTGAGTATCTGCCCGAACTGGTAATTCATGAAGTGCCTAGCGGTACGCCCGCACTCGATTGGACGGTTCCGGCCGAATGGAACATCCGAGATGCCTGGGTAAAGAATGAGCAAGGGGAGCGGGTTATTGATTTTCAGCAGCATAACCTGCATGTGCTCAATTACAGTACGCCCGTGCACGGTTGGTTTACGCGCGCTGAACTGGACGAGCATCTGTTCTCGCTGCCCGACCAGCCCGACCTTATCCCGTATCGCACCTCGTATTATCAACCCAATTGGGGTTTTTGTCTGGCTCACCAGGCACGTCTAGCTCTTTCGAACGGTCGTTATGAGGTATGTATTGATAGCACGCTAGACTCTGCGGGTGCCTTAACCTATGGGGAGCTATTACTGCCTGGTAGCAGCGAGGAGGAAGTGCTAATCTCCTGCCATTGCTGTCATCCGTCGCTCGCTAATGATAACCTCTCGGGTATTGCGGTGGCTACGTTCTTGGCGCGGCACTTAGCGGAGCAGTCGCGCCAGTATTCTTATCGGTTTGTATTCATCCCTGGCACTATTGGCTCCATTACGTGGCTGAGCCGAAATACTGAAACCGTCCAGCACATTCAGCATGGATTGGTTGCCACGCTGTTAGGTGGCCCTGGCAATTTTACCTACAAGAAATCGCGCCGCGGTGCTGCCGATGTTGATCGGGCCGTGGCTATAGTGTTGCGCGATTCGCGTTTACCGCACGAGATACGCGCCTTTTCGCCCTATGGCTACGATGAGCGGCAATATTGCTCACCAGGTTTTAATTTACCTGTCGGTTGTCTTTCACGCACACCTTTTGGGGAGTTTGCCGAGTATCACACCTCCGCCGATAACCTCGATTTTGTGCGTCCCGAGCACCTGAGTCAAGCCATCGACATATTCAGTCAAGTGTGCAACGTGCTCGAAACCAATAAACGATACTGTAACCTAAGTCCGTATGGCGAGCCTCAATTGGGCCGTCGCGGGCTTTACAAAGGTGTCGGCGGTGGTACGGAAGGAGCCGATTGGCAGATGGCATTACTTTGGGTGCTCAACCTTTCCGACGAAGAACATTCTCTGCTTGCTATAGCGGAGCAATCTGGCTTATCCTACGGACTGATAGAGAAAGCTGCTGCCGCTTTATTGGCCTGTGGCTTACTCGCCCACGCTGCATAG
- a CDS encoding NAD-dependent epimerase/dehydratase family protein has translation MKPQRILITGNMGYVGPGVVRHLRREFPAAELIGFDMGFFAHCLTGAGRLPESRLDRQHFGDVRDLPTELLQGVDAIVHLAAISNDPMGSAYEEVTLAVNYQAGIGLAQRAKEAGVRAFVFASSCSMYGAGGEGAKTETSTLNPLTAYARSKVLSEQELAPLADDNFCITCLRFATACGWSDRLRLDLVVNDFVAGAVAAGEINILSDGTPWRPLIHVQDMARAIEWAISREADNGGDFLAVNAGSDQWNYQVRELAEAVAAAIPGTAVSLNAAAPPDKRSYRVDFSLFRQLAPQHQPQRTLSDTIAELRDGLMSMGFHDTSFRSSQLMRLQVLAALRESGQLTADLEWADTAVVTESANV, from the coding sequence ATGAAACCGCAACGCATTCTCATTACTGGTAATATGGGCTACGTAGGGCCCGGCGTCGTGCGCCACCTGCGTCGGGAGTTTCCTGCGGCTGAGCTGATTGGGTTTGACATGGGTTTTTTTGCTCATTGTCTTACCGGCGCAGGCCGCTTGCCTGAATCGCGGCTTGACCGGCAACATTTTGGTGACGTGCGCGACTTGCCCACAGAGTTACTTCAAGGTGTTGATGCCATCGTGCATCTGGCGGCGATTTCCAACGACCCAATGGGCTCAGCTTATGAGGAGGTAACCCTAGCTGTAAACTATCAGGCGGGGATTGGGCTGGCGCAACGGGCTAAGGAAGCTGGTGTGCGTGCGTTTGTTTTTGCCAGCAGCTGTAGTATGTATGGCGCTGGCGGCGAAGGAGCCAAAACAGAGACATCTACCCTGAACCCACTCACCGCTTATGCACGCTCTAAAGTGCTAAGCGAGCAAGAGTTGGCGCCCTTGGCTGATGATAATTTTTGTATTACCTGCCTGCGCTTCGCCACTGCCTGCGGGTGGAGCGATCGGTTGCGATTAGACTTGGTCGTCAATGACTTTGTGGCTGGTGCGGTAGCTGCGGGGGAGATCAATATTTTGAGTGATGGCACACCTTGGCGTCCACTTATTCATGTGCAGGATATGGCGCGGGCTATTGAATGGGCCATTAGTAGGGAAGCGGACAATGGGGGCGATTTTCTGGCTGTAAACGCGGGTTCTGATCAGTGGAACTATCAGGTACGTGAGTTAGCAGAGGCAGTAGCGGCTGCCATTCCCGGTACTGCTGTTAGCCTGAACGCTGCTGCACCGCCGGATAAGCGGTCGTATCGCGTCGACTTTAGCCTGTTTCGACAATTAGCCCCCCAGCACCAGCCTCAACGTACTCTATCCGATACCATAGCGGAACTGCGGGATGGGTTGATGAGCATGGGCTTCCACGATACCAGCTTCCGCTCGTCACAACTCATGCGACTACAAGTGCTTGCTGCCCTGCGTGAAAGCGGTCAGCTAACTGCCGATTTGGAATGGGCTGATACAGCCGTTGTTACTGAGTCTGCGAACGTTTAA
- the rfbC gene encoding dTDP-4-dehydrorhamnose 3,5-epimerase: MIFTETKLAGAFIIDIERLSDERGFFARTWCEDKFAAHGIHQPPLQSSISSNPKRGTLRGMHYQIAPHGESKLVRCTKGGIYDVIVDMREQSPTYGQWVGVELTADNFRMLFVPEYFAHGFITLQDNTDVSYQISAKYTPGAERALRWNDPAIGIEWPFEPVLLSEKDRNHPDIQMAVKL; the protein is encoded by the coding sequence ATGATCTTTACCGAAACTAAGCTAGCCGGCGCTTTTATCATCGATATAGAGCGGTTATCGGATGAGCGAGGTTTTTTTGCTCGTACGTGGTGTGAGGATAAGTTTGCCGCTCATGGTATTCATCAGCCGCCTCTACAGTCGAGCATATCATCAAACCCCAAGCGCGGCACTTTGCGGGGTATGCATTATCAAATTGCCCCCCACGGCGAGAGCAAACTTGTGCGCTGCACAAAGGGGGGCATTTATGATGTGATTGTGGATATGCGTGAGCAGTCGCCTACGTATGGGCAGTGGGTAGGAGTGGAGCTGACCGCCGATAACTTCCGCATGCTATTTGTGCCCGAGTATTTTGCGCACGGCTTCATCACACTGCAAGACAACACGGACGTTTCGTATCAGATATCGGCCAAATACACACCTGGCGCTGAGCGGGCTTTACGCTGGAACGATCCGGCTATTGGGATTGAATGGCCTTTTGAACCTGTGCTGCTTTCTGAGAAAGATCGTAATCATCCGGATATTCAGATGGCGGTCAAGCTGTAA
- a CDS encoding GDP-mannose 4,6-dehydratase, translating into MKRALITGIRGQDGFSLAQLLLEKGYEVHGIKRHASLFSYEQADISYQAGCLNNSSFNMHYADLTDTATLTRLVQEIQPDEIYNFGVVSYMKLPFETPEYTEEVNGLCTLRMLEVVRASNLANSVRVYQAATPQTKTALQPVTESEPKSQHTFFSSFTAALSSHKLIAKHRAAYGLYACNGYLFNYEFPRRGETTLVHKITQSAVRIALGLQGTLYLDSLEARHDWGYPQDYAEAIWRVLQQEMPEDYVIATTVMTTVREFVRLVFAELGVDVVFQGNDTQEIGYVVACHNNDYALMPGQTVVAIDSTYYRAHTVEPSLAEASKSRRQLGWKPRHNLHLLIQEMVQHDLHLFSRQTALIKSGQQVLLQPN; encoded by the coding sequence ATGAAAAGGGCTTTGATAACGGGCATTAGGGGACAAGATGGCTTCTCCTTAGCTCAGTTACTACTAGAAAAAGGCTATGAAGTGCACGGAATCAAAAGACATGCTTCCCTGTTCAGTTATGAGCAAGCGGATATATCTTATCAAGCTGGCTGTCTGAATAATAGCAGTTTTAATATGCATTATGCTGACCTTACTGATACGGCCACGCTCACGCGACTCGTGCAAGAAATTCAGCCAGATGAGATATACAATTTCGGAGTGGTGTCTTACATGAAATTACCATTCGAGACACCGGAGTATACAGAGGAAGTTAATGGCCTTTGTACACTACGAATGTTGGAAGTTGTGCGCGCTAGCAACTTAGCTAACAGCGTACGCGTTTATCAAGCAGCGACCCCACAAACGAAGACTGCATTACAGCCAGTAACTGAGTCGGAACCTAAATCTCAGCATACTTTTTTTTCTTCCTTCACAGCCGCACTTTCTTCCCATAAACTAATAGCTAAACACCGTGCGGCCTACGGGTTGTATGCATGCAATGGATATCTATTCAACTATGAGTTTCCGCGTCGTGGCGAAACGACTCTCGTTCACAAAATCACTCAGAGCGCTGTTCGCATCGCCCTCGGCTTGCAGGGCACACTGTATCTCGACTCGCTAGAGGCACGCCACGATTGGGGTTATCCTCAAGATTATGCGGAAGCTATCTGGCGCGTGCTACAGCAGGAAATGCCCGAAGATTATGTCATTGCTACGACAGTTATGACCACTGTGCGTGAATTCGTGCGATTGGTTTTTGCTGAATTAGGAGTGGACGTTGTGTTTCAGGGTAATGACACTCAGGAGATTGGCTACGTTGTAGCATGTCACAACAACGATTACGCTTTAATGCCGGGTCAAACAGTTGTTGCTATAGATTCAACCTATTATCGTGCACACACCGTAGAACCCTCATTGGCCGAAGCTAGCAAGTCGCGACGTCAATTAGGCTGGAAACCCCGCCACAACCTTCACTTGTTGATACAAGAGATGGTGCAGCACGACTTACACCTTTTCAGTCGTCAGACTGCTTTAATTAAATCTGGTCAGCAAGTACTGCTTCAGCCCAACTAA
- a CDS encoding glycosyltransferase family 4 protein, with the protein MRILLLHNRYQQAGGEDVVFRAELELLRAHGHPVDTLEFDNDNIQSAWDKLLTGARSLYNPSSARLLKKTIEDFRPDIIHLHNFFPVGSPSLLYAAAAAGVPVVMTLHNYRLICPSAILYTDGQIYEKSVHQLFPWDAIKRGVYRNSRMQTASVAVMTGVHKLLGTWREKVDRYLVLTDFARNIIVNSSLKLRPEQVVVKVNSVPDCGIGPAQRSAQLLFIGRLTPEKGILVLLDAAEKGKFPLHIIGEGPLRAEVEERAARCSFITYTGFSTRATVALALQHARALVVASTWYEGMPLVVLEAFAAGTPVIASRLGGLGELIQHETNGLHFEAGNADSLITQALRLCTDAELAATLGQNARKSYDTRYSPERNYQQLVSIYQSVLTERTAATGVRKALHS; encoded by the coding sequence ATGCGAATTCTTTTGCTTCATAATCGCTATCAGCAAGCAGGCGGTGAGGATGTGGTTTTTAGGGCAGAGCTAGAACTACTAAGGGCTCACGGCCACCCTGTCGATACCTTAGAGTTTGACAATGATAATATTCAGTCTGCGTGGGACAAACTGCTTACTGGTGCCCGAAGTCTATATAATCCGAGCAGTGCTCGATTGTTGAAGAAAACAATAGAGGATTTCCGACCCGATATCATTCATCTACATAATTTCTTCCCGGTTGGGTCGCCTTCTTTGCTCTACGCCGCCGCCGCCGCTGGTGTCCCCGTTGTGATGACCTTGCACAATTATCGTCTGATTTGCCCTAGCGCGATATTGTATACCGACGGGCAGATTTATGAGAAAAGTGTACATCAGCTGTTTCCCTGGGACGCAATCAAACGGGGTGTCTATCGAAACTCTCGCATGCAGACTGCTTCGGTCGCAGTTATGACCGGTGTGCATAAGCTGCTGGGTACCTGGCGTGAGAAGGTTGATAGATATTTGGTCCTTACCGATTTTGCCCGAAATATTATTGTTAATTCTTCCCTTAAGCTGCGGCCTGAGCAAGTAGTTGTGAAAGTAAATTCAGTGCCTGATTGTGGAATTGGTCCGGCACAACGGTCAGCGCAACTGTTGTTTATTGGTCGATTGACTCCGGAAAAAGGGATTCTTGTTTTATTGGATGCAGCTGAAAAGGGTAAATTTCCTTTGCATATAATTGGCGAGGGCCCTCTGCGCGCTGAAGTGGAGGAGCGGGCTGCCCGATGTTCGTTTATCACATATACTGGTTTCAGTACGCGTGCAACGGTGGCACTAGCACTCCAGCACGCCCGCGCCTTGGTTGTAGCCTCAACGTGGTATGAAGGAATGCCACTGGTAGTATTGGAAGCATTTGCCGCGGGTACCCCCGTAATAGCTTCGAGACTGGGCGGACTGGGCGAATTGATTCAACATGAAACCAACGGCCTGCATTTTGAAGCGGGTAATGCCGATAGTTTAATTACACAAGCCCTGCGGTTATGCACTGACGCTGAGTTGGCCGCAACACTTGGGCAAAATGCTCGGAAGTCATACGATACCCGTTACTCTCCAGAGCGCAATTACCAGCAGCTAGTTTCTATTTATCAATCAGTGTTAACGGAGCGGACGGCCGCAACTGGAGTTAGAAAAGCGTTACATTCATAG
- a CDS encoding GDP-L-fucose synthase family protein, whose translation MELSAKIYIAGHRGMVGSAIERRLRAANYQNLVMRTSQELDLRDQAAVADFFATERPEYVFLAAAHVGGIYANSTYPSDFLYDNLMIQANVLQQSYVHHVQKLLFLGSSCIYPRLASQPLREEYLLSGPLEQTNEPYAIAKLAGVKQCQAYRRQHGCSFISAIPTNIYGPHDNYHAQNSHVLPALLRKFHEARMNESPTVEVWGTGTPRREFLHVDDLADACLHLMLRYDGAEPINVGTGEDISIADLARLIQRITGYRGKLRFNALMPDGTPRKILDVSKLASMGWRASIPLDKGLASVYALAEWESEPQSMGESVSTN comes from the coding sequence ATGGAGTTATCTGCCAAAATATATATTGCCGGTCACCGCGGCATGGTTGGCTCGGCCATTGAACGCCGCCTGCGAGCTGCGAACTACCAAAATTTGGTGATGCGTACTTCCCAAGAGTTGGACCTGCGCGACCAAGCAGCAGTTGCCGATTTTTTTGCCACTGAACGTCCAGAGTATGTTTTCCTAGCTGCCGCTCATGTGGGGGGCATTTATGCAAACAGTACGTATCCATCTGATTTTCTCTATGATAATCTGATGATTCAAGCTAATGTGTTGCAGCAGAGCTATGTGCATCACGTTCAGAAGCTTCTGTTTTTAGGCTCGTCGTGCATATATCCACGTTTGGCGTCGCAGCCATTGCGTGAAGAATACTTGCTTTCTGGCCCTTTAGAGCAAACCAATGAGCCCTATGCTATAGCTAAACTTGCTGGAGTAAAACAGTGCCAGGCATATCGCCGCCAGCATGGTTGTTCGTTTATCTCGGCCATTCCCACAAATATCTACGGCCCCCACGATAACTACCACGCTCAAAATTCGCATGTATTACCTGCGTTGCTACGTAAGTTTCACGAAGCCCGCATGAATGAGTCGCCGACTGTAGAAGTATGGGGAACCGGTACGCCCCGTCGCGAATTTCTGCACGTTGACGACTTAGCCGATGCCTGCCTTCACCTTATGCTGCGCTACGATGGCGCAGAACCGATTAACGTAGGCACAGGCGAAGATATTTCTATTGCCGACTTAGCCCGTTTAATTCAGCGTATTACCGGCTACCGTGGAAAGTTGCGCTTCAATGCATTGATGCCCGATGGAACACCACGTAAAATACTGGATGTTAGCAAACTAGCGAGCATGGGATGGCGAGCTTCTATTCCGCTGGATAAGGGCTTGGCTTCTGTGTATGCTTTGGCAGAATGGGAGTCAGAGCCTCAGTCAATGGGAGAATCGGTATCTACGAACTAG